A single genomic interval of Nostoc commune NIES-4072 harbors:
- a CDS encoding metallophosphoesterase family protein, with amino-acid sequence MKLVSDPAIANKIRKMNQRVRWQDPLIAERNIDQTRLVLEDGQIDNSEFSFLVVGDSGSGKHRGHNPQRKVAELMLPHHSECRFMLHTGDVIYLVGSSEYYQQNFIQPYREFLLGGEHPQRIAYDQMIFKLPILPVLGNHDYYNLPILLSLASLTTLPIRRLLRSRLDLDVGLHGSGTGEAYARAFLDYLQAFQLPGELNNHLNQYYTAKTDTGYCLNYEPGHFTRLPNRYYTFRYGGIDFFALDSNTFNDPPPLPKTRQGDADRRILEKRREDLEQEKQQIIETSAKLRPENPSEADQLDDYHAKLSQIEEIIVDIDKQLAADKTTLTDIEQLDWLKQKLIESWNNSEVRGRVIYFHHPPYVTEATKWQQAQTLIIRDRLRGVLDAVAKEIGSLTQGRPLVDLVLNGHAHCLEHLETMDTGHADSHIHWIVCGGSGFSLRRQRIEGADLMEENRLVARSHLFIGRNGQGFQKRRPYSGLRIDVKGEGHPQFIVRPLVAEWHQRQWHDREFEPLIIE; translated from the coding sequence TTGAAACTTGTATCTGATCCAGCGATCGCTAACAAAATCCGTAAAATGAATCAACGGGTACGGTGGCAAGATCCGTTAATTGCGGAACGGAACATCGACCAAACTCGACTGGTTTTAGAGGATGGGCAAATAGACAATTCTGAGTTCTCATTTTTAGTTGTAGGTGATAGTGGTTCCGGTAAGCACCGGGGACACAATCCCCAGCGAAAGGTGGCTGAACTTATGTTGCCCCATCACAGCGAATGCCGTTTTATGCTGCATACCGGGGATGTGATCTATTTAGTGGGGTCGAGTGAATACTATCAGCAGAACTTCATCCAGCCTTATCGAGAGTTTCTCTTGGGGGGAGAGCATCCCCAACGGATTGCTTATGACCAGATGATTTTTAAGCTGCCCATTTTACCTGTACTGGGAAATCATGATTACTATAACTTGCCGATTCTATTGAGCTTGGCCTCTCTGACAACATTACCCATTCGCCGCCTGTTGCGATCGCGCTTAGACCTAGATGTAGGCTTGCATGGTTCAGGAACGGGTGAAGCTTACGCACGGGCATTTCTGGACTATCTTCAGGCGTTTCAGCTTCCAGGAGAGTTAAATAATCATTTAAACCAGTACTACACAGCCAAGACAGATACAGGTTATTGTCTCAACTATGAACCTGGGCATTTTACTCGCCTTCCCAATCGCTACTACACTTTTCGCTATGGCGGTATTGATTTCTTTGCCTTGGATTCAAATACATTTAACGATCCACCACCACTACCTAAAACCAGACAAGGCGATGCCGATCGGAGAATTTTAGAAAAACGTCGTGAAGATTTAGAGCAAGAAAAGCAGCAAATCATTGAAACCTCAGCCAAGCTTCGTCCAGAAAACCCTAGCGAAGCCGACCAATTAGACGACTATCACGCCAAGCTGTCACAAATTGAAGAAATTATTGTTGATATCGACAAGCAATTAGCTGCTGATAAAACAACGCTGACTGACATTGAACAACTAGACTGGCTTAAGCAAAAATTAATTGAATCTTGGAATAACTCTGAAGTTCGGGGAAGGGTGATTTATTTCCATCATCCACCTTATGTGACTGAAGCAACAAAGTGGCAGCAAGCACAAACTCTGATAATTCGCGATCGCCTCCGTGGTGTGCTGGATGCGGTAGCTAAAGAAATAGGTTCCCTAACTCAGGGGCGTCCTTTGGTTGATTTGGTATTAAACGGTCACGCCCACTGCTTAGAACACTTGGAGACAATGGATACAGGACATGCTGATTCTCATATCCACTGGATTGTTTGTGGCGGTAGCGGCTTTAGTTTGCGACGCCAGAGGATTGAGGGAGCAGATTTGATGGAGGAAAATAGATTAGTAGCGCGATCGCATCTCTTCATTGGTCGCAATGGTCAAGGTTTTCAGAAGCGGCGACCTTACTCAGGTTTACGCATTGACGTTAAAGGTGAAGGCCATCCTCAGTTTATTGTGCGTCCCTTGGTTGCTGAATGGCATCAGCGCCAATGGCACGATCGTGAATTTGAACCACTGATCATTGAATGA
- a CDS encoding aspartyl/asparaginyl beta-hydroxylase domain-containing protein: MFYETTIFRFTQNLELNWLLIKEEFHRLQQNDSIPWQKEFLYNKGWDIFTLYSFGKKLEDNCRLCPETTQLIEAIPGMTTATFSSLAPGTHILPHEGYINTVLRCHLGLIVADDCAIRVGDETKTWQEGKCLVFDDTVEHEVWNRSNISRIVLLIDFKKSQFSKLPQI, from the coding sequence ATGTTTTACGAAACTACTATTTTTAGATTTACACAGAATCTAGAATTAAACTGGCTGCTCATTAAAGAGGAGTTTCATAGACTGCAACAAAATGATTCTATTCCTTGGCAAAAAGAGTTTCTTTATAACAAAGGCTGGGATATTTTTACTTTGTATTCTTTTGGAAAGAAACTAGAGGATAACTGCCGTTTGTGTCCAGAAACAACACAATTAATAGAAGCTATTCCTGGAATGACCACAGCAACTTTTTCTTCCCTTGCACCTGGAACTCACATTCTTCCTCATGAGGGATATATAAACACTGTACTCCGTTGTCATTTGGGTTTAATTGTTGCTGATGACTGTGCGATACGAGTGGGGGATGAAACAAAAACTTGGCAAGAAGGCAAGTGCTTAGTTTTTGATGATACAGTTGAGCATGAAGTTTGGAATCGCAGCAATATCTCCAGAATAGTTTTATTGATCGACTTTAAAAAGTCTCAGTTTTCAAAGTTACCTCAAATATAG